A region from the Pseudomonas cucumis genome encodes:
- a CDS encoding TraX family protein has product MHMTQRDGALDLLKWLALLSMVLDHLRYVGYSVDLLYVPGRLAFPWFCLAMAANLSRVRAVTTDGRWRYLSWLLLFSAASEIPYRMYIPDPNTLNVLPTLILGLLVALGWQNRMLQSRLLAAGALLLAALFPERLMFGFFGVLLPLAMLLVIRRPWYFSLLPGLVCLAANQWQVLYYAARLHSSAALFGIAACLIAPLLGLLLLRHAQGIQPPPMRRWAYALYPAHFLVLLALRQLIA; this is encoded by the coding sequence ATGCACATGACGCAACGGGATGGGGCGCTGGATCTGCTCAAGTGGCTGGCGCTGCTGAGCATGGTGCTCGATCACCTGCGATATGTCGGTTATTCCGTCGATCTGCTGTACGTGCCGGGCAGGTTGGCGTTCCCGTGGTTCTGTCTGGCGATGGCGGCGAACCTGTCGCGAGTTCGTGCAGTAACCACCGATGGCAGGTGGCGTTATCTCAGTTGGCTGTTGCTGTTTAGCGCTGCAAGCGAAATTCCCTACCGAATGTACATTCCTGATCCCAATACCTTAAACGTGTTGCCCACGTTGATTCTGGGGCTGTTGGTCGCGCTTGGCTGGCAGAACCGGATGCTTCAATCGCGACTATTGGCGGCCGGTGCACTTTTGCTGGCAGCACTGTTCCCTGAGCGACTGATGTTCGGGTTCTTCGGCGTGCTGTTGCCGCTGGCGATGTTGCTGGTGATCAGGCGTCCCTGGTATTTCAGCCTGCTGCCGGGATTGGTCTGCCTGGCGGCCAATCAGTGGCAAGTGCTGTATTACGCCGCACGACTTCATAGCAGTGCAGCCCTATTCGGCATCGCCGCTTGTCTGATTGCGCCATTGTTGGGGTTGTTGCTTTTGCGACACGCCCAAGGCATCCAGCCGCCGCCGATGCGGCGCTGGGCTTACGCCCTCTATCCCGCGCATTTCCTCGTGCTTCTGGCCTTGCGCCAACTCATTGCCTGA
- a CDS encoding sarcosine oxidase subunit beta translates to MQRYSGFGLFKHSLSHHENWQRMWRTPTPKKVYDVVIVGGGGHGLATAYYLAKEHGITNVAVVEKGWLGGGNTARNTTIVRSNYLWDESAHLYEHAMKLWEGLSQDLNYNVMFSQRGVYNLCHTLQDIRDSERRVSANRLNGVDGELLDAKQVADEIPYLDCSKNTRYPVMGATVQRRGGVARHDAVAWGFARAADALGVDLIQQTEVIGFRKENGVCIGVETNKGFIGAKRVGVVTAGNSGHMAKLAGFRLPIESHPLQALVSEPIKPIIDSVIMSNAVHGYISQSDKGDLVIGAGIDGYNGYGQRGSYPVIEHTIQAIVEMFPVLSRVRMNRQWGGIVDTTPDACPIISKTPVPNMFFNCGWGTGGFKATPGSGNVFAASLAKGEMHPLAAPFSIDRFHNGALIDEHGAAAVAH, encoded by the coding sequence ATGCAACGCTATTCGGGCTTCGGCCTCTTCAAACACTCCCTCAGCCACCATGAAAACTGGCAGCGCATGTGGCGCACACCGACCCCGAAAAAGGTCTATGACGTGGTCATCGTCGGCGGTGGCGGGCATGGTCTGGCGACCGCCTACTACCTGGCCAAGGAACACGGCATCACCAACGTGGCCGTGGTCGAGAAAGGCTGGCTGGGCGGCGGTAACACCGCGCGCAACACCACCATCGTTCGCTCCAACTACCTGTGGGACGAGTCGGCGCACCTGTACGAACACGCGATGAAATTGTGGGAAGGCCTGTCTCAGGACCTGAACTACAACGTGATGTTCTCCCAGCGCGGCGTCTACAACCTGTGCCACACGCTTCAGGACATTCGTGATTCCGAGCGTCGGGTCAGCGCCAACCGCCTCAACGGCGTGGACGGCGAACTGCTCGATGCCAAACAGGTAGCCGACGAGATTCCGTACCTCGACTGCTCCAAGAACACTCGCTACCCGGTGATGGGCGCCACCGTCCAGCGTCGCGGCGGCGTGGCCCGTCACGATGCCGTGGCCTGGGGCTTTGCCCGTGCCGCCGACGCCTTGGGCGTGGACCTGATTCAACAGACCGAAGTGATCGGCTTCCGCAAGGAAAACGGCGTGTGCATCGGTGTTGAAACCAACAAAGGCTTCATCGGCGCCAAGCGCGTCGGTGTGGTGACTGCCGGTAACTCCGGGCACATGGCCAAACTCGCCGGTTTCCGTCTGCCGATCGAATCGCACCCGCTGCAAGCGCTGGTATCCGAGCCGATCAAGCCGATTATCGACAGCGTGATCATGTCCAACGCCGTACACGGTTACATCAGCCAGTCCGACAAGGGCGACCTGGTGATCGGCGCCGGTATCGACGGCTACAACGGCTACGGCCAGCGTGGTTCGTACCCGGTGATCGAGCACACCATTCAGGCCATCGTCGAGATGTTCCCGGTGCTGTCCCGCGTCCGCATGAACCGTCAGTGGGGCGGCATCGTCGACACCACGCCGGATGCCTGCCCGATCATTTCGAAAACGCCGGTACCGAACATGTTCTTCAACTGCGGTTGGGGCACCGGTGGCTTCAAGGCAACACCTGGCTCGGGCAACGTGTTTGCCGCGAGCCTGGCCAAGGGTGAAATGCACCCATTGGCTGCACCTTTCTCCATCGACCGTTTCCACAACGGTGCGTTGATCGACGAACACGGCGCTGCTGCGGTTGCCCACTAA
- a CDS encoding threonine aldolase family protein has product MTDKSQQFASDNYSGICPEAWAAMEQANHGHQRAYGDDEWTARAADQFRKLFETDCEVFFAFNGTAANSLALSSLCQSYHSVICSETAHVETDECGAPEFFSNGSKLLIARTENGKLTPESIREIALKRQDIHYPKPRVVTLTQATEVGSVYTPEEIRAISATCKELGLNLHMDGARFSNACAFLGCSPADLTWKAGVDVLCFGGTKNGMAVGEAILFFNHKLAEDFDYRCKQAGQLASKMRFLSAPWVGILENDAWLKYARHANHCAQLLAELVSDIPGVELMFPVQANGVFLQLSEPAIAALTAKGWRFYTFIGNGGARFMCSWDTEEERVQELAADIREVMAA; this is encoded by the coding sequence ATGACCGACAAGAGCCAACAATTCGCCAGCGACAACTATTCCGGTATTTGCCCTGAAGCCTGGGCTGCCATGGAACAGGCCAACCACGGCCACCAGCGCGCTTATGGCGACGATGAGTGGACCGCACGCGCAGCGGATCAATTCCGCAAACTGTTCGAAACCGACTGCGAAGTGTTCTTCGCCTTCAACGGCACCGCGGCCAACTCGTTGGCTCTGTCGTCACTGTGCCAGAGTTACCACAGCGTGATCTGCTCGGAAACCGCCCACGTCGAAACCGACGAATGCGGCGCGCCAGAGTTTTTTTCCAACGGCTCCAAGCTGCTCATCGCCCGCACCGAAAACGGCAAGCTGACGCCGGAATCGATCCGAGAAATCGCCCTCAAGCGCCAGGACATCCACTACCCGAAACCGCGCGTCGTGACCCTGACCCAGGCCACCGAAGTCGGTAGCGTCTACACCCCGGAAGAAATCCGCGCCATCAGCGCCACCTGCAAAGAACTGGGCCTGAACCTGCACATGGACGGCGCACGTTTCTCCAATGCTTGCGCATTCCTTGGCTGCTCACCAGCGGACCTGACCTGGAAGGCCGGCGTCGATGTCTTGTGCTTCGGCGGCACGAAAAACGGCATGGCGGTGGGCGAAGCGATTCTGTTCTTCAACCACAAACTGGCTGAAGACTTCGATTACCGTTGCAAGCAGGCCGGGCAATTGGCCTCGAAGATGCGCTTCCTCTCGGCGCCGTGGGTCGGGATTCTGGAAAACGACGCCTGGCTCAAATACGCCCGCCACGCCAACCACTGCGCGCAGCTGCTGGCCGAACTGGTGAGCGACATTCCGGGCGTGGAACTGATGTTCCCGGTACAAGCCAACGGCGTATTCCTGCAACTGTCGGAACCGGCCATTGCCGCTCTGACCGCCAAGGGCTGGCGCTTCTACACCTTCATCGGCAACGGCGGCGCGCGATTCATGTGCTCGTGGGACACCGAAGAAGAACGCGTGCAGGAACTGGCGGCGGATATTCGCGAAGTCATGGCAGCCTGA
- the glyA gene encoding serine hydroxymethyltransferase, whose translation MFSKQDQIQGYDDALLAAMNAEEQRQEDHIELIASENYTSKRVMQAQGSGLTNKYAEGYPGKRYYGGCEHVDKVEALAIERAKQLFGADYANVQPHSGSSANSAVYLALLQAGDTILGMSLAHGGHLTHGAKVSSSGKLYNAVQYGIDTKTGLIDYDEVERLAVECKPKMIVAGFSAYSKTLDFPRFRQIADKVGALLFVDMAHVAGLVAAGLYPNPLPYADVVTTTTHKTLRGPRGGLILCKSNEEIEKKLNAAVFPGAQGGPLMHVIAGKAVCFKEALEPGFKAYQQQVIDNAQAMAGVFIKRGYDVVSGGTDNHLFLVSLIRQGLTGKEADAALGRAHITVNKNAVPNDPQSPFVTSGLRIGTPAVTTRGFKVAQCVELAGWICDILDNLGDADVEANVAQHVAALCADFPVYR comes from the coding sequence ATGTTCAGCAAGCAAGACCAGATCCAGGGTTACGACGATGCACTGCTGGCGGCGATGAATGCCGAGGAGCAACGCCAGGAAGATCACATCGAGCTGATCGCGTCAGAGAACTACACCAGCAAACGCGTCATGCAAGCGCAAGGCAGTGGCCTGACCAACAAATACGCCGAAGGCTATCCGGGCAAGCGCTATTACGGTGGTTGCGAGCACGTCGACAAGGTCGAAGCGCTGGCCATCGAACGCGCCAAGCAACTGTTCGGCGCCGACTACGCCAACGTCCAGCCGCACTCCGGCTCCTCTGCCAACAGCGCCGTTTACCTGGCTCTGCTGCAGGCCGGCGACACCATCCTCGGCATGAGCCTGGCCCACGGTGGTCACCTGACCCACGGCGCCAAGGTGTCGTCCTCGGGCAAGCTGTACAACGCCGTGCAGTACGGCATTGACACCAAAACCGGGCTGATCGACTACGACGAAGTCGAGCGTCTGGCTGTCGAATGCAAGCCGAAGATGATCGTTGCCGGGTTCTCGGCCTACTCCAAGACCCTCGACTTCCCGCGTTTCCGTCAGATCGCCGACAAGGTTGGAGCGCTGCTGTTCGTCGACATGGCTCACGTCGCCGGTCTGGTCGCTGCGGGCCTGTACCCGAATCCGCTGCCGTACGCTGATGTGGTCACCACCACCACTCACAAGACCCTGCGCGGTCCTCGTGGCGGCCTGATCCTGTGCAAGTCCAACGAAGAAATCGAGAAGAAGCTCAACGCGGCAGTGTTCCCGGGTGCCCAGGGCGGCCCGCTGATGCACGTGATCGCCGGTAAGGCGGTGTGCTTCAAGGAAGCGCTGGAGCCTGGCTTCAAGGCTTACCAGCAACAAGTGATCGACAACGCCCAGGCCATGGCCGGCGTATTTATCAAACGCGGCTACGATGTAGTGTCCGGCGGCACCGATAACCACCTGTTCCTGGTCAGCCTGATCCGTCAGGGCCTCACCGGCAAAGAGGCGGATGCAGCACTCGGTCGCGCCCACATCACCGTGAACAAGAACGCTGTCCCGAATGATCCACAGTCGCCGTTCGTGACCTCCGGCCTGCGTATCGGCACCCCGGCGGTGACCACTCGCGGCTTCAAGGTGGCCCAGTGCGTTGAACTGGCCGGCTGGATCTGCGACATCCTCGACAACCTCGGCGACGCCGATGTCGAGGCCAATGTCGCGCAGCACGTGGCAGCCCTGTGCGCGGACTTCCCGGTTTATCGCTGA
- a CDS encoding REP-associated tyrosine transposase has translation MGRSRYTITEPDKPHFLTCTLMEWLPLFIRPYIVDHLLNCWRHQQTHQNLQLYGYVILENHLHFVAGAPDLSKCLRQFKSFTARQIIDDLQSKGAERTLQRLRFSKRAHKQDRVYQLWQEGSHAEMVYSETVMRQKLDYIHYNPVKRGYVDLPEHWRYSSARNYAGMEGLIEIQRWY, from the coding sequence ATGGGCCGAAGCCGCTACACCATTACCGAACCCGACAAACCTCATTTCCTGACCTGCACCCTCATGGAATGGCTTCCACTGTTTATCCGCCCCTACATTGTCGATCACCTGCTCAATTGCTGGCGCCACCAACAAACCCACCAAAACCTGCAGCTGTACGGCTACGTAATCCTGGAAAACCATCTGCATTTCGTTGCCGGGGCTCCAGACCTGAGCAAATGCCTCCGCCAGTTCAAATCCTTCACCGCGCGCCAGATCATTGATGATCTGCAAAGCAAAGGTGCCGAACGCACATTGCAACGACTGCGCTTCAGCAAACGGGCACATAAGCAGGATCGGGTTTATCAGTTGTGGCAGGAAGGTTCGCACGCGGAAATGGTGTACAGCGAAACGGTGATGCGCCAGAAGCTGGATTACATCCACTACAACCCGGTGAAGCGTGGGTACGTGGATTTACCTGAGCACTGGCGCTATTCCAGTGCGAGGAATTATGCAGGGATGGAGGGATTGATCGAGATCCAGCGTTGGTACTGA
- a CDS encoding sarcosine oxidase subunit delta, whose translation MLHIFCPHCGELRSEEEFHASGQAHIPRPLDPNSCTDEEWGDYMFFRDNPRGLHHELWDHVAGCRQYFNVTRDTVTYEILETYKIGAKPQFTDKTDSPKAAATALGEKV comes from the coding sequence ATGTTGCATATCTTCTGTCCTCACTGCGGCGAACTGCGCTCCGAAGAGGAATTCCATGCATCCGGCCAGGCGCACATCCCGCGCCCACTGGATCCGAACAGCTGCACCGACGAGGAGTGGGGCGACTACATGTTCTTCCGCGACAACCCTCGCGGTCTGCACCACGAACTGTGGGATCACGTCGCCGGTTGCCGTCAGTACTTCAACGTCACCCGTGACACCGTGACCTACGAGATTCTCGAAACCTACAAGATCGGCGCCAAGCCGCAGTTCACCGACAAGACCGACAGCCCGAAAGCGGCCGCCACGGCTCTGGGAGAGAAGGTATGA